A window of Thalassophryne amazonica chromosome 21, fThaAma1.1, whole genome shotgun sequence contains these coding sequences:
- the fam89a gene encoding protein FAM89A: MNGKSANGSAGGMACIEGLPPLPKSLSGLLNSSGGSWREMERMYVKKTMIQDDLSRGRNNTDNLLAHKPANLDAALALLRKEMVGLRQQDMSLLCQLWSLHESIQEYKGSCHDLSAASSLSMMDNGYFDEDEEYYPEPGSTPTGEHPDGELGDGTGRMLGTAKNGSSGKDDSWDSFHVTI; encoded by the exons ATGAACGGTAAGTCGGCGAACGGCTCGGCGGGGGGAATGGCCTGCATCGAGGGGCTGCCGCCGCTGCCCAAGAGTCTGAGCGGTTTGCTGAACTCGAGCGGCGGATCGTGGAGAGAAATGGAGCGGATGTACGTGAAGAAAACCATGATCCAGGACGACCTGAGCCGAGGCAGGAACAACACCGACAACCTGCTGGCACACAAACCGGCCAACCTCGACGCTGCTCTGGCGCTGCTGCGGAAAGAGATG GTGGGTTTGCGTCAGCAGGACATGTCCCTGCTGTGCCAGCTGTGGTCGCTGCACGAGTCCATTCAGGAGTACAAGGGCAGCTGCCACGACCTGAGCGCCGCCTCCAGCCTCAGCATGATGGACAATGGATATTTCGACGAGGACGAAGAGTATTACCCAGAGCCCGGCTCCACGCCCACCGGGGAGCATCCCGACGGAGAGCTTGGAGACGGGACAGGAAGGATGTTGGGGACGGCCAAGAATGGGAGCAGTGGCAAAGACGACAGCTGGGACTCCTTTCACGTCACCATCTGA